Proteins from a genomic interval of Pseudomonas anuradhapurensis:
- the hldE gene encoding bifunctional D-glycero-beta-D-manno-heptose-7-phosphate kinase/D-glycero-beta-D-manno-heptose 1-phosphate adenylyltransferase HldE, with translation MKLSMPRFDQAPVLVVGDVMLDRYWHGGTSRISPEAPVPVVKVDQIEDRPGGAANVALNIAALGAPAALIGVTGQDEAADSLANSLQAAGVRSVFQRIAHQPTIVKLRVMSRHQQLLRIDFEEPFATDPLSLGAEVDNLLEGVKVLVLSDYGKGALKNHQSLIEAARAKGIPVLADPKGKDFSIYRGASLITPNLSEFEAIVGRCADEADLVAKGLQLLQDLDLGALLVTRGEHGMTLLRSGQPALHLPARAREVFDVTGAGDTVISTLAAAIAAGEDLPHAVALANLAAGIVVGKLGTAAISAPELRRAIQREEGSERGVLGLEQLLLAIDDARAHKEKIVFTNGCFDILHAGHVTYLEQARAQGDRLIVAVNDDASVSRLKGPGRPINSVDRRMAVLAGLGAVDWVISFPEGTPENLLSQVKPDVLVKGGDYGIDQVVGADIVKAYGGTVKVLGLVENSSTTAIVEKIRKH, from the coding sequence ATGAAGTTGTCCATGCCGCGTTTCGATCAAGCCCCGGTACTGGTGGTCGGCGATGTCATGCTCGACCGCTACTGGCATGGCGGTACTTCGCGTATCTCGCCTGAAGCGCCGGTCCCGGTGGTCAAGGTCGATCAGATCGAGGATCGCCCCGGCGGCGCGGCCAACGTTGCCTTGAACATCGCCGCCCTGGGTGCACCGGCGGCGCTGATCGGCGTTACCGGCCAGGACGAGGCTGCCGACAGCCTGGCCAACAGCCTGCAGGCTGCCGGCGTGCGCTCGGTGTTCCAGCGCATCGCGCACCAGCCGACCATCGTCAAGCTGCGGGTCATGAGCCGTCACCAGCAGCTGCTGCGCATCGATTTCGAAGAACCGTTCGCCACCGACCCGCTGTCGCTGGGGGCCGAGGTCGACAACCTGCTCGAAGGCGTCAAGGTGCTGGTCCTGTCCGACTACGGCAAGGGCGCACTGAAAAACCACCAGAGCCTGATCGAGGCGGCACGGGCCAAAGGCATTCCGGTGCTCGCCGACCCCAAGGGCAAGGACTTCTCCATCTACCGTGGCGCGAGCCTGATCACCCCGAACCTCAGCGAGTTCGAGGCCATCGTCGGCCGTTGCGCCGATGAGGCCGACCTGGTCGCCAAGGGCCTGCAACTGTTGCAGGATCTGGACCTGGGCGCCTTGCTGGTGACCCGTGGCGAGCACGGCATGACCCTGTTGCGCAGCGGCCAGCCGGCGCTGCACCTGCCGGCGCGGGCGCGGGAAGTATTCGACGTGACCGGTGCCGGCGATACCGTCATCTCCACCCTCGCGGCAGCCATCGCTGCCGGTGAGGACCTGCCGCACGCGGTGGCCCTGGCCAACCTGGCGGCGGGCATCGTGGTCGGCAAGCTGGGTACGGCGGCAATCAGCGCCCCTGAACTGCGCCGGGCCATCCAGCGTGAAGAAGGCTCCGAGCGCGGTGTGCTGGGCCTGGAGCAACTGCTGTTGGCGATCGACGACGCGCGGGCGCACAAAGAGAAGATCGTCTTTACCAACGGTTGCTTCGACATCCTGCATGCCGGGCATGTCACCTACCTGGAGCAGGCCCGTGCCCAGGGCGACCGCCTGATCGTCGCGGTCAACGACGATGCCTCGGTCAGCCGCCTGAAAGGGCCGGGCCGGCCGATCAACAGCGTCGACCGGCGCATGGCCGTACTGGCCGGGCTGGGCGCGGTGGACTGGGTGATCAGCTTCCCGGAGGGTACCCCGGAGAACCTGCTGAGCCAGGTCAAGCCGGATGTGCTGGTCAAGGGTGGTGATTACGGCATCGACCAGGTGGTGGGCGCCGATATCGTCAAGGCTTATGGCGGTACCGTGAAGGTGCTGGGGCTGGTCGAGAACAGCTCGACCACGGCGATCGTCGAGAAGATCCGCAAGCACTGA
- the msbA gene encoding lipid A export permease/ATP-binding protein MsbA translates to MAETPRPAEHTSSLKIYFRLLSYVKPYVGIFLLSIIGFVVFASTQPMLAGILKYFVDGLSNPEAVLFPNVPYLRDLQLLQAVPLLIILIAAWQGLGSFLGNYFLAKVSLCLVHDLRVELFNKLLVLPNRYFDNHNSGHLISRITFNVTMVTGAATDAIKVVIREGLTVVFLFAYLLWMNWHLTLVMVAILPVIAVMVSVASKKFRKQSKKIQVAMGDVTHVASETIQGYRVVRSFGGEAYEEQRFAKASQSNTDKQLRMTKTGSLYTPMLQLVIYSAMAALMFLVLFLRGESTAGDLVAYITAAGLLPKPIRQLSEVSSTIQKGLAGAESIFEQLDETPEVDTGTVEKERVEGRLEVRNLSFTYPGTEREVLSDISFVAEPGQMIALVGRSGSGKSTLAALIPRFYHHDQGQILLDGVEIENYRLRNLRRHVSQVTQHVTLFNDTVANNIAYGDLAGAPRADIEAAAADAYAKEFVDRLPKGFDTEVGENGVLLSGGQRQRLAIARALLKNAPLLILDEATSALDTESERHIQAALDHVMQGRTTLVIAHRLSTIEKADQILVMDQGRLVERGTHAELLAANGHYARLHAMGLDEPAKADIT, encoded by the coding sequence ATGGCCGAAACACCGCGACCGGCGGAACACACCTCCAGCCTGAAGATCTACTTCCGGCTGTTGAGCTATGTGAAACCCTATGTCGGCATTTTCCTGCTGAGCATCATTGGTTTCGTGGTCTTTGCCTCGACCCAGCCCATGCTGGCCGGCATCCTCAAGTATTTCGTCGATGGGCTGAGCAACCCCGAAGCGGTGTTGTTCCCCAACGTCCCCTACCTGCGCGACCTGCAACTGTTGCAGGCGGTGCCGCTGCTGATCATCCTGATCGCCGCGTGGCAGGGCCTGGGTTCGTTCCTCGGCAACTACTTCCTGGCCAAGGTGTCCTTGTGCCTGGTGCACGACCTGCGCGTGGAGTTGTTCAACAAGTTGCTGGTACTGCCCAACCGCTACTTCGACAACCACAACTCCGGGCACTTGATCTCGCGCATCACCTTCAACGTGACCATGGTCACCGGTGCGGCCACCGATGCGATCAAGGTGGTGATCCGTGAAGGCCTGACGGTGGTGTTCCTGTTCGCCTACCTGCTGTGGATGAACTGGCACCTGACCTTGGTGATGGTTGCCATCCTGCCGGTGATCGCGGTAATGGTCAGCGTCGCCAGCAAGAAATTCCGCAAGCAGAGCAAGAAGATCCAGGTGGCCATGGGCGACGTGACCCATGTTGCCTCGGAAACCATCCAGGGCTATCGCGTGGTCCGCAGCTTTGGCGGCGAAGCCTACGAGGAGCAGCGTTTCGCCAAGGCCAGCCAGAGCAACACCGACAAGCAGCTGCGCATGACCAAGACCGGCTCGCTGTACACGCCGATGCTGCAACTGGTGATCTACTCGGCCATGGCTGCGCTGATGTTCCTGGTGCTGTTCCTGCGCGGTGAGTCCACTGCCGGTGACCTGGTGGCCTATATCACCGCCGCCGGCCTGCTGCCCAAGCCGATTCGACAGCTTTCCGAGGTCAGTTCGACCATCCAGAAGGGCCTGGCCGGTGCCGAGAGCATCTTCGAGCAACTGGACGAAACGCCTGAAGTGGACACCGGTACCGTCGAGAAGGAGCGGGTGGAAGGGCGCCTGGAAGTGCGCAACCTGAGCTTCACCTACCCCGGCACCGAGCGCGAAGTGCTCAGCGACATCAGCTTCGTCGCCGAGCCTGGGCAGATGATCGCCCTGGTCGGCCGCTCGGGCAGCGGCAAGTCGACCCTGGCGGCGTTGATCCCGCGCTTCTATCACCACGACCAGGGGCAGATCCTGCTCGATGGCGTGGAGATCGAGAACTACCGCCTGCGCAACCTGCGGCGCCACGTTTCGCAGGTGACCCAGCACGTCACCCTGTTCAACGATACCGTGGCCAACAACATCGCCTACGGCGACTTGGCCGGGGCACCGCGCGCCGACATCGAAGCTGCTGCGGCCGATGCCTATGCCAAGGAGTTCGTCGACCGCTTGCCGAAAGGCTTCGATACCGAAGTGGGCGAGAATGGCGTACTGCTCTCCGGCGGCCAGCGCCAGCGCCTGGCCATCGCCCGGGCATTGCTGAAAAACGCACCGCTGTTGATCCTCGACGAAGCCACCTCGGCGCTGGACACCGAGTCCGAGCGGCATATCCAGGCTGCCTTGGACCATGTGATGCAAGGCCGTACCACGCTGGTAATCGCCCACCGCCTGTCGACCATCGAGAAGGCCGACCAGATCCTGGTAATGGATCAGGGCCGTCTGGTCGAGCGCGGCACCCATGCCGAGTTGCTCGCGGCCAATGGCCATTATGCCCGCCTGCATGCCATGGGCCTGGATGAGCCGGCCAAGGCCGATATCACCTGA
- a CDS encoding O-antigen ligase family protein → MLYQKNWAKAWLGFGLVWFLAAIALAPSNKVYQQGLVLFLWLPTLVLAWSARQVLLQAWKLQPALWGSVLLLLAWSALSLAWSVGEEPGREAKRLLYILVFLLAFPLLAQLGQARIRQLLLVGSALLAVAALVSVVHFYAMQGYPLLARLQGIGEISHPILGAYVIGSAALVLLYQPPQQRGLQLAWLAALACLGLFVMLSQSRGAILALALTVILAPLWFRDRHSRVFAMLAALATGLALYFLYDLIAHRGSSYRPEIFHSAVDMIAVHPWTGLGLGAAYDVTVGKMHFDHTHNMFTHVAVELGLPGMLLWVMVWLYTLGEIVRARGTLFGKVLLGFWVYSTLAMQFDAASLTGTPRAEWFISWLPVGLVMLLPWGRAENDACGKISGST, encoded by the coding sequence ATGTTGTATCAGAAAAACTGGGCGAAGGCCTGGTTGGGCTTTGGTCTGGTCTGGTTCCTGGCAGCTATTGCCCTGGCGCCGAGCAACAAGGTCTATCAGCAAGGCCTGGTGTTGTTCCTGTGGTTGCCGACGCTGGTCCTGGCATGGTCTGCCAGGCAGGTACTGCTGCAGGCCTGGAAGCTTCAGCCCGCTTTATGGGGGAGTGTGCTGTTGCTGTTGGCGTGGAGCGCGCTGAGCCTGGCATGGTCGGTGGGCGAAGAGCCGGGACGTGAGGCCAAGCGCCTGCTCTACATTCTCGTCTTCCTGTTGGCGTTCCCGTTGCTCGCGCAGCTTGGCCAGGCACGCATTCGCCAGTTGCTGCTGGTCGGTAGCGCTCTACTGGCCGTGGCTGCACTGGTTTCGGTGGTTCATTTCTACGCCATGCAGGGCTACCCTTTACTGGCTCGCCTGCAAGGCATCGGCGAAATATCGCACCCGATCCTGGGCGCCTACGTCATCGGTTCGGCCGCGCTTGTCCTGCTGTACCAGCCGCCACAGCAGCGCGGCCTGCAACTGGCGTGGCTGGCGGCCCTGGCTTGTCTGGGGCTGTTCGTCATGCTCAGCCAGAGCCGTGGGGCCATACTGGCCCTGGCGCTCACGGTGATTCTCGCCCCGCTGTGGTTTCGCGATCGCCACAGCCGGGTGTTTGCCATGCTGGCCGCGCTTGCCACCGGCCTGGCCTTGTATTTCCTGTATGACCTCATCGCCCACCGTGGCTCGTCCTATCGGCCGGAAATCTTCCATTCCGCGGTCGACATGATTGCCGTGCATCCCTGGACCGGCCTTGGCCTGGGGGCGGCCTACGACGTGACGGTGGGCAAGATGCACTTCGACCACACCCACAACATGTTCACCCATGTCGCTGTTGAGCTGGGCCTGCCCGGCATGCTGCTGTGGGTCATGGTATGGCTGTACACGCTGGGTGAAATCGTGCGGGCACGTGGCACCCTGTTCGGCAAGGTCCTGCTCGGTTTCTGGGTCTACTCGACGCTGGCCATGCAATTCGATGCCGCCAGCCTCACCGGTACGCCGCGTGCCGAATGGTTCATCAGCTGGCTGCCGGTGGGCCTGGTCATGTTGCTGCCATGGGGGCGTGCCGAAAATGATGCCTGTGGTAAAATTTCCGGTTCAACCTGA
- a CDS encoding toluene tolerance protein: MQCSRLNQVDFDQLTLGAQVLEADSHGAKVYLLADGNFLKVFRRKRLISSALLRPYSQRFVDNAARLSQMGIPTLQVISQHKLDLPGRTAVLYRPLPGRTLLQMSRDEGFSWEVYLPRLIELIHQLHRSGVYFRSLHLGNVVVTPDQQLGLIDVADMRFLRPPLSARMIRRNVQHMVRYIEREKLGERFPLAAFEAALLAR; this comes from the coding sequence ATGCAATGCTCCCGGCTCAACCAGGTCGACTTCGATCAGCTGACACTAGGCGCCCAGGTGCTAGAGGCAGATAGCCATGGTGCGAAAGTCTACCTGCTCGCGGATGGTAATTTCCTCAAGGTTTTTCGCAGGAAGCGGCTGATTTCATCTGCACTGCTGCGTCCGTACTCGCAACGCTTCGTCGACAACGCCGCACGCCTGTCGCAAATGGGTATTCCCACCCTGCAGGTAATCAGCCAGCACAAGCTCGACCTGCCAGGCCGCACCGCCGTGCTGTATCGGCCGCTGCCGGGGCGCACCCTGTTGCAGATGTCGCGTGATGAAGGGTTCAGCTGGGAGGTTTACCTGCCGCGGCTGATCGAGTTGATTCACCAGTTGCACCGCAGCGGGGTGTATTTCCGCTCGTTGCACCTGGGCAATGTAGTGGTCACGCCCGACCAGCAGTTGGGGCTGATCGACGTGGCTGACATGCGCTTCCTGCGCCCGCCGCTATCGGCGCGCATGATCCGGCGCAACGTCCAGCACATGGTGCGCTATATCGAACGGGAAAAGCTCGGCGAGCGGTTCCCCCTCGCCGCCTTCGAGGCGGCATTGCTCGCCCGCTGA
- a CDS encoding glycosyltransferase — MNIVNVMWAGGAPYMSIHKVHRQVLLHAGADARISNWLLLGSGLCCGLGSTREWHLPSRALKGRHLWRLLRPWLRMRLHKALVAAQADILLLDGVGVARLLLPTLQRLPQVRAKVLFHGETRLDASDVRLLRMLPAERLSVAAVSQTLAESLQRDLGRPVQTLRMALDPQAFAAPLLSREAARQALQLPPAAGVMLGAVGRLVHSKGFEMLIEAFAKASARQPGLQLAIVGAGPLHRVLQARIDALGLIGRVHLCGHRDDLQQLYRAFDWLLIPSRSEGLGLVVQEGVMAGVPLVCSDLQVFREQLGDTGGYLPVGDEQAWAEAIERCASLDGPAVAAQQHQALAPEQAWQAFCTGSHSLLRN, encoded by the coding sequence ATGAACATCGTCAATGTGATGTGGGCCGGCGGAGCGCCGTACATGTCCATCCACAAGGTGCATCGACAGGTGCTGTTGCACGCTGGCGCCGATGCCCGGATCAGTAACTGGTTGCTGCTTGGCAGTGGGCTTTGTTGCGGGCTTGGGTCGACCCGCGAATGGCACCTGCCGTCACGTGCGTTGAAAGGGCGGCACCTCTGGCGACTGCTGCGTCCATGGCTGCGCATGCGCCTGCACAAGGCGCTGGTGGCGGCGCAGGCGGACATCCTCCTGCTCGACGGTGTAGGGGTGGCGCGCCTGCTGTTGCCGACCTTGCAGCGGCTGCCGCAGGTGCGGGCCAAGGTGCTGTTCCACGGCGAGACGCGCCTGGATGCCAGTGATGTGCGCCTGTTGCGCATGCTGCCTGCCGAGCGCCTGAGTGTCGCGGCGGTTTCGCAGACCCTGGCCGAGTCGCTGCAGCGTGACCTTGGCAGGCCGGTGCAGACCCTGCGCATGGCGCTTGATCCGCAGGCTTTCGCTGCGCCGTTGTTGAGCCGGGAGGCGGCCAGGCAGGCCCTGCAATTGCCTCCGGCAGCTGGGGTGATGCTGGGGGCCGTTGGGCGATTGGTGCACAGCAAAGGTTTCGAGATGCTGATCGAAGCGTTCGCCAAGGCCAGCGCGCGTCAGCCGGGCCTGCAATTGGCGATCGTCGGCGCTGGGCCCTTGCACCGGGTGTTACAGGCCCGTATCGACGCCCTGGGCCTTATCGGCCGTGTTCATCTGTGCGGGCACCGCGACGATCTGCAACAGCTGTATCGGGCATTCGATTGGCTACTGATACCTTCGCGCTCCGAAGGCCTCGGGCTGGTGGTGCAGGAAGGCGTCATGGCCGGAGTGCCGCTGGTATGCAGCGACCTGCAAGTGTTTCGCGAGCAGTTGGGAGATACCGGTGGTTACCTGCCGGTTGGGGATGAGCAGGCCTGGGCCGAGGCGATCGAGCGCTGCGCCTCGCTCGATGGCCCCGCAGTTGCCGCACAGCAACACCAGGCACTTGCCCCCGAACAGGCCTGGCAAGCATTCTGCACCGGTTCCCACAGTCTGTTGCGCAACTGA
- a CDS encoding glycosyltransferase family 2 protein — protein MRFSNESDVTLVVTSCGRFDLLKDTLESFDRCNTAPIREVFITEDSGDEAVHGAVPEHWKPHCKVFVNQPKLGQLPSIDLAYSHVRTPYIFHCEDDWHFYRQGFVEDSRAVLELRPDILQVWLRSHAHDLAVHSPYIRLGERLSIGGVPCYPLLSDKAEWQAFSLNPGLRRLSDYQRCAPYAAYSGEKALSRRYAELNLSAVTLEGDAVLHTGWGNHVTLPVEVERKARRRQRDRMKLALTLVAGALIGVGISLLVQ, from the coding sequence GTGCGCTTTTCAAATGAGAGTGATGTCACGCTTGTCGTGACTAGCTGTGGGCGGTTCGATCTGCTCAAAGATACCCTTGAGAGTTTCGACCGTTGCAACACCGCGCCGATTCGTGAGGTCTTCATCACTGAAGATTCTGGTGACGAAGCCGTGCATGGCGCTGTGCCGGAGCACTGGAAACCGCACTGCAAGGTGTTCGTGAACCAGCCAAAACTTGGCCAACTGCCGTCTATCGACCTGGCCTACAGCCACGTCAGGACGCCCTATATCTTCCATTGCGAGGACGACTGGCATTTCTATCGCCAGGGTTTCGTCGAAGATTCCCGCGCCGTTCTTGAGCTCCGTCCGGACATCCTGCAAGTATGGCTGCGCAGCCATGCCCACGATCTGGCCGTGCACAGCCCCTACATTCGTCTGGGCGAGCGCTTGTCGATCGGCGGCGTACCCTGCTACCCGCTGCTCTCCGACAAGGCCGAATGGCAGGCATTTTCGCTCAACCCGGGCTTGCGCCGGTTGAGCGATTACCAGCGCTGCGCGCCGTATGCCGCCTATTCCGGGGAGAAGGCCCTTTCCCGTCGTTACGCGGAACTGAACCTGTCTGCCGTGACCCTGGAAGGTGATGCGGTGCTGCACACCGGATGGGGTAACCACGTGACCTTGCCCGTTGAAGTGGAACGCAAGGCCAGGCGCCGTCAACGTGATCGGATGAAACTGGCATTGACGCTGGTTGCGGGTGCCTTGATTGGGGTAGGTATCAGCCTCCTGGTTCAATGA
- a CDS encoding glycosyltransferase, whose translation MKVLFLVQKEQRAILDRLYDGVAANCECDLRWLTSEDQRNLRRYFKREVQVERYDRIVFFLRFKQEIRQAAFIRTVPNLVILEHDAYQNYIPCKYTGKFSAHYRKLPWARVISSGYMVSERLRQEGFDAVFVPKGYDEQLLSDQGRERDIELAFVGSTNSVAYSGRKALLDELGRVENLVVTRTKSGEDYCNTLNRIRFFVSADVGMGEYMIKNFEAMACGCVLLAYDQGEQENRALGLQDMHNVVFYDSIPTLQEKLRRLRAEPELARRIAENGRHLAVSRFSFAAVGRSIVDHMRPALRPHPPLSAWQRLRLTLGI comes from the coding sequence ATGAAAGTCCTATTTCTGGTGCAGAAGGAACAGCGGGCGATTCTTGACCGCCTGTACGATGGCGTCGCGGCCAACTGCGAATGCGACCTGCGCTGGCTGACCAGCGAAGACCAGCGCAACCTGCGCCGCTATTTCAAGCGGGAAGTGCAGGTCGAGCGCTATGACCGCATCGTGTTCTTCCTGCGTTTCAAGCAGGAGATTCGCCAGGCGGCGTTCATCCGCACGGTGCCGAACCTGGTCATCCTCGAGCATGACGCCTACCAGAACTACATCCCGTGCAAATACACCGGCAAGTTCAGTGCGCACTACCGTAAGCTGCCATGGGCGCGAGTGATCAGCTCTGGCTACATGGTCAGCGAGCGCCTGCGCCAGGAAGGTTTCGATGCCGTGTTCGTGCCCAAGGGCTACGACGAGCAGTTGCTGAGTGACCAGGGGCGTGAGCGTGACATCGAACTGGCCTTTGTCGGCAGCACCAACAGCGTGGCCTACAGCGGCCGCAAGGCGTTGCTGGACGAGCTGGGCCGGGTCGAGAACCTGGTGGTGACCCGCACCAAGTCGGGTGAGGACTACTGCAACACGCTCAACCGCATCCGCTTCTTCGTCAGTGCCGACGTCGGCATGGGCGAATACATGATCAAGAACTTCGAAGCCATGGCCTGTGGCTGTGTGTTGCTGGCATATGACCAGGGCGAGCAAGAGAACCGCGCGCTGGGCCTGCAGGACATGCACAACGTGGTGTTCTATGACAGCATTCCGACCTTGCAGGAAAAGCTCCGCCGCTTGCGCGCGGAACCTGAACTGGCCCGGCGGATTGCTGAAAATGGCCGCCATCTGGCGGTTTCCCGTTTTAGTTTCGCCGCAGTTGGACGTAGCATCGTCGACCATATGCGTCCGGCGCTCAGGCCTCACCCGCCGTTGTCTGCATGGCAGCGGTTGCGCCTGACGCTGGGGATCTAA
- a CDS encoding PIG-L deacetylase family protein, which yields MSRKQQLLKRHRRNKRLGLLVGLVALVALGAFTWWWLPLLLLPLLWAGHEAWFADHLFYAPGEDYAYDFGDQARAVAASLDAGLLKADCALQGNETLVLELHVKSTWLGRFFDPWVELLATGQDDRQTFERGVDGLRFLNLSGLAAPLQAGSLRLRGRHCRLQGQPRLWITPPVELQRRRVMVIAPHADDAELAAYGLYSQADEAWVVTLTAGEIEAEHYQQMGLAKAEAARLKGRLRAWDSIAVPRWAGVPQSRCVQLGYFCLQLPAMQAAPDQPVASREAELADVRVFRQFNPFPLPADADGAPTWQNLLADLRAVLEMARPQVLVMPHPQLDPHPDHICAQAAVLEALQGLAWQPQTVLCYANHLHDNDRWPMGNSGDGVALPPQLRTDQAWAPCSLVLDLPTQRDKAMALGMMHDLQPPAPFKRRVRRLLQRWLAGRRPSPYGENEFFRKAVRRHELFWRREL from the coding sequence GTGAGCCGCAAGCAGCAGTTGCTCAAGCGCCATCGGCGCAACAAGCGCCTGGGCTTGCTGGTGGGCCTGGTCGCGCTGGTTGCGCTGGGCGCGTTCACCTGGTGGTGGCTACCGCTGCTGCTGTTGCCGCTGTTGTGGGCGGGTCATGAAGCCTGGTTTGCCGACCATCTGTTCTATGCGCCTGGCGAGGATTACGCCTACGACTTCGGCGATCAGGCCCGGGCGGTTGCCGCCAGCCTGGACGCTGGCCTGCTCAAGGCCGATTGCGCGCTGCAGGGCAACGAAACCTTGGTCCTCGAATTGCACGTGAAAAGCACCTGGCTGGGGCGCTTCTTCGACCCGTGGGTCGAACTGCTGGCTACCGGGCAGGACGACCGGCAAACTTTCGAGCGCGGTGTCGATGGCCTGCGCTTTCTCAACCTGAGCGGCCTGGCCGCGCCCCTGCAAGCCGGTTCGTTGCGCCTGCGTGGCCGTCATTGCCGGTTGCAAGGCCAGCCGCGCCTGTGGATAACCCCGCCGGTCGAACTGCAACGGCGTCGGGTCATGGTGATCGCGCCGCATGCCGATGATGCCGAGCTGGCCGCTTACGGTCTCTACAGCCAGGCCGACGAAGCTTGGGTGGTGACACTGACCGCCGGTGAAATCGAGGCTGAGCACTACCAGCAGATGGGCCTGGCCAAGGCCGAGGCTGCGCGATTGAAGGGCCGTCTGCGGGCCTGGGACAGTATCGCCGTGCCACGCTGGGCCGGTGTGCCGCAGTCGCGTTGCGTGCAACTGGGCTATTTCTGCCTGCAACTGCCTGCCATGCAGGCCGCGCCAGACCAGCCGGTTGCCTCTCGTGAGGCCGAGCTCGCCGATGTCCGTGTATTCCGCCAGTTCAACCCGTTCCCGCTGCCGGCCGACGCTGATGGTGCACCGACCTGGCAAAACCTGCTGGCCGACCTGCGGGCCGTGCTGGAAATGGCCAGGCCGCAGGTGCTGGTGATGCCACACCCGCAGCTCGACCCGCACCCTGACCACATCTGCGCCCAGGCGGCAGTGCTGGAGGCCTTGCAAGGCCTGGCCTGGCAGCCGCAAACCGTGCTTTGCTACGCCAACCACCTGCATGACAACGACCGCTGGCCGATGGGCAACAGTGGCGATGGCGTTGCCTTGCCACCGCAGTTGCGCACTGATCAGGCCTGGGCACCCTGCAGCCTGGTGCTGGACCTGCCGACCCAGCGTGACAAGGCCATGGCCTTGGGCATGATGCACGACCTGCAGCCGCCAGCGCCGTTCAAGCGCCGTGTGCGCCGCTTGTTGCAACGCTGGCTGGCCGGGCGGCGGCCATCGCCTTATGGGGAGAACGAATTCTTCCGCAAGGCCGTGCGCCGACATGAACTGTTCTGGCGGCGTGAGCTGTAG
- a CDS encoding antimicrobial resistance protein Mig-14: MLNRIQAFRERGWQAIDATAYAEAWARFGGSVATHPRVVEQLADLAQIPVRYLGWYQAGELRAAIPTWGRHLALSKEVLKRAGKKALFDLGNAEIILPAAADAAAPLRHAARYLSELNQGRFSGLKVQKEQLAMARAPEDLSKKFRYNQRRELRLLEEAGGVVRPISDFTAQEIASMYCELFQRRWGFPATGAERMADVLERLHELLIGAVLLLDGKPIAIQLVYRVEAPEWLSVEYINGGVDPETKAFSPGSVLSFLNTQAAWEDARARNKPLRFSFGRADREYKDRWCNPVPVYQA; this comes from the coding sequence ATGCTCAACCGTATCCAGGCTTTCCGCGAGCGCGGTTGGCAAGCCATCGACGCCACGGCCTACGCCGAGGCATGGGCGCGCTTTGGCGGCAGTGTCGCCACCCATCCGCGGGTCGTCGAACAGTTGGCCGACCTAGCGCAGATCCCGGTGCGTTATCTCGGCTGGTACCAGGCCGGCGAGCTGAGGGCTGCCATCCCGACCTGGGGGCGCCACCTGGCGCTGTCCAAGGAGGTGCTCAAGCGTGCCGGCAAGAAAGCCCTGTTCGACCTGGGCAATGCCGAGATCATCCTGCCGGCGGCGGCCGATGCCGCGGCGCCGTTGCGCCATGCGGCGCGCTACCTGTCCGAACTGAACCAGGGTCGTTTCAGTGGCCTGAAGGTGCAGAAGGAACAGCTGGCCATGGCTCGCGCCCCGGAAGACCTGTCGAAGAAGTTCCGCTACAACCAGCGCCGCGAGCTGCGCCTGCTGGAGGAGGCGGGCGGCGTGGTGCGCCCGATCAGCGACTTCACCGCGCAGGAAATTGCCAGCATGTACTGCGAGCTGTTCCAGCGCCGCTGGGGCTTCCCGGCCACCGGTGCCGAGCGCATGGCTGACGTACTGGAACGCCTGCACGAGCTGCTGATCGGCGCGGTGCTGCTGCTGGACGGCAAGCCGATTGCGATCCAGCTGGTATACCGTGTCGAAGCGCCGGAGTGGCTCAGCGTGGAGTACATCAATGGTGGCGTCGACCCGGAAACCAAGGCCTTCAGCCCTGGCAGCGTACTGAGCTTCCTCAATACCCAGGCCGCCTGGGAGGACGCCCGTGCGCGCAACAAGCCGCTGCGGTTCTCGTTCGGCCGTGCCGATCGCGAATACAAGGACCGCTGGTGCAACCCAGTGCCGGTGTATCAGGCGTGA